GCTGTAGGCTGCCTCTCTTGGCTTCAGCAGCATGGGACTCTGCGTGGATATAGTAATCCACTCAttaaaaaagtcataaaaaaggaaatttaccGTTGTGCAAGCCTAAGATAAGTAGTTACGGTTAACGATGCCCATGTTGTGTGGCATGTTTCAGTATCCATCCTGTACTATTCAAACACATACAAGCTTTTCTGCTACATTCTGCATGAGAGGTGGTTTGACATTCAGCAGTCTTAAGACCCCGCGGCAGATGTATGCATGCTCTGATATGTAATTCCTGCATACAGCTCCACAACGTATTTCTCCCAATTTTTTATTTAGGTTAGTAGTTCAAGTGCGTCAGCACCTTTGATGTCAGACAAtcttgcctttgcttttttgtctcttttgcaggacttctgagaagaaaaattattttaacatagagtacattatctttttttgcagctTAAAAAATACCAGgtgcttgttttatttaaaagctttgggaggaggaaagacagATTCTTGTTCTAACCTGTTCAGTTGGGGGTTTTTGAAACATTGCAAGTCTTTAGACTTCATCTATAAAATTCTGTTATTCTGCAGTACTCTTCAGAAGTTGCATTAGCCTCGTGTTGCTGGAgtaaaaaatactggaaaacaaaacctaaaggTTGTAGAAGTTAATGATCTTTAAAGTAATAGTGGTTCTTGTCTGTATTTTATGGACTAAAAAGACAATCCATAACTTTGACGTTTGTGTATGCCTGAAATAGAATATACCCTGGGGAATTAATCTCAAACTCCCATTGGCAGTCCCTTCGTTCTTTTTTCTCGTAACATGCATCTCTGTTACCATCAGTGGTAGCTGCATTTCCTACGTTTCTCACGCTTcttctttatttgtattttcagatgaaaagaagCCTTGTCCGTTGTGTCCCGAGGAGAAGTTCAAAGCTTGCTATAGTCACAAACTCCATCGTCACCTTCAGAATTTGCACTGGAAAGTTTCCGTTGAATTTGAAGGTAAAGGCAATCATACTTGAATAGTAAATACTAGAAGAAATTGTGGACATGTAGGACATTGGTCTgtgtttcatctttttaaatCCCTCTTCACTTAAGCATCTTGTTACCAGCTCTGAACTAGAACCATATTTTGACATAATGAATTTTGACCTGGGatgtaaaatgtaaatgcaaaataGCTCTGTATTCTACATGCCAAAATAGTTACAGTTGTGCATTTtcttgtgtaaaaaaaaaaaaaaaaaaaaaaaaaccaaaccaaaaccccaacaaaccaacaattGCTTGGCATGTCATGAAAATGActataaaatttgaaaaatatatatatataaaataaaactaataagAAAGTTTTGGTTATATTGTTAATAATCAGATGCACATGCTGTCATTTTTGGCTCATCATAAAGATTCCCTGGtttcagataaatatttaaagtatttatttagtATCAGTATTTATTAGCTTTAtctgtttttttaacaaactcTGTGATCTGCTGGTAAGATGCATTAAAATCCCTGCAGGACgtttaagaaggaaaagaaagtgaacagaatgtgtttttaaagaacTAGTTGTACGAGTTTGCAGGAAACAAAATGACTAATCAGAAGATGGACAAGAttaaagttaaattaaaaatgatatGACTGGAGTTCTGTTTTTGCGTGCGCTAGCAGATGtctttggtggtggtggttttttttctttaaaccatgGAACATATGTTTTATAGGAGTATTTACGCAAGTAACAGATAACAATACTTTAGTAAAATACTCACCAGTACTTTCAAGAGTTGTATGCCATGTAGCCTGAAGGCTCGCTGTAGCTTTGTAGGATGCTAAcagatttattaaaatgaattgcctgtatgtaatttttttaaaatatttatagtgtATAATTAGCTGATAAATTTCTCTGCGGAAGGTGAGTTTCTCATATAATTGGTAATGATCTCTTGTTGCTGTCTTGTGGCAATATTTGGGAATCTTAAATGAGACCATGCCCTAAAGATAAAGAATACTTTGAATTGGAGTTTATGGTATAGGACGTATGCATTCTGTTTACTTACCGTGCTGTGGTGTGACACAAATTTGTTTTCTAGGGTACAGAATGTGCATCTGCCACTTACCTTGTCGTCCAGTAAAACCAAACGTCGTTGGAGACCAGgtaaaaatactgaattgtGGAAATATTTGTTACTGTACAGTGTGGAGGAAATGGGTGATTTAGGGGAACTTTTATGATCTACGCAGTCTCAAAATATGTCTTGCTATCCAGTGTGGGATACCAAAAGCTTATCGGTCCAGAATATAAGTATCTGATACAACCCTTGGGTAGTTGAATGTAGTTGTATTACTTTGGTGCGTAGCTGCCTAGATCATGTAAAACGCTGTCACAGTTTGGAGTAGTCAGCGGCTTTGTGTGGAGGAGACGAAGGGTTTGTTAGGCCAGGTGGTGGGTGCctctcagctccttccctgcaTGCTGAGTATGTGGAGTGTCGGCAGAGTTGAATTGTGGTGCTGTGCTGGCTCTGCGGGTACCGTTATTTACAGTCTGTGTGGCTGTATGTTCCAGGTATTTCGTATGCGCTAGAGGTAACAGACAGATGACTTCCTTGTCTGCCTGTGTTCAGCTGTAGTTCTACTTGAACCGTGTTGATGTATTCTGTAACGACATGTATTATATTTTACAGACGTTTTCAAAGATGGGAGCCCATTACCATTGTATCATCTGTTCAGCAACTATTACACGAAGAACTGACATGATAGGTCATATTAATCGTCACGTGAATAAAGGAGAAACTGAATCAAGGTTCATTACGGGTAGGTTCTTACTTCTCTAAAACATTCAGTCTTTTTATACTATCTAGCACATGGAATAACTATGATGATATGTGGGGGAGAGACatgagaaaaattctgaaacagaTTTAGCTTTACTAATGAGAAATTTGCCCTTAATATTTCAGaacttctccctcccccccttcccgccccccccacAAGGTGTAGCAGTGTTGTGATTTAGTCTCTGTGTTGACCAGCTACTCTGATCTTATTGATAAATAATATTCCCTTCACAATTAGTTTAATGTTGTAAACATAGGCTTCTGGCTCTCCAAAGGAATGGAGGACATGGAATCCATGAGACAAAATCTGTGGAGAGAATTTAGTGCCTATGTATTTGGCCACGTGTGTTTGTAAATCAGTCTTGAGTAAATCTGTGCAATATAAAAATCCTTTGCTTTTTATCCAAACTGCatcagcatggatttacaaaacaagatgacttttttttgttcagtcCTGGAGAGTCATGATAGAGCTGCCCGTAGTTCTTTGGTAAATGACAATCCTATCTGACTTTCTTCAGAATTAGACTTTTGTTTCTAAACTTGTATAAACTAGATTTGGCAttcatattatttaaaatgcttccaatctttatttttgcaagttGTCTGTTCTCTACAGCTGTCAAGTAAAAAGCACATTATTGATTAGCTGGTGTCTAAAAATTAAGGTGTTTTTTGCTACAGCCCAGACTATTCCTGTTGAAAAttggtctgatttttttctctgtctctgtgtAGACATATGGATTTTATCTAGATGTAATAAAGGTGAGCCTGGGAGCTCTGAGGGTCACACTTCTTTCTGTTGCGAATGTGCAGTTTAGGAGTAGTAGTTCAGTGTCTGGGGATCAGTTTGTGTGTCCAAGAAGTGATAGTGGTACCATCCATACCGTATTCCGTACCTTTACATGAATCTCTGTTTGGTTCCCTTCAGAGCTGTTAGTAAAGAATGGCccatttgtcattttttaacaaaatgctggttttttcctcccgGGGAGAGGAGAAATTCAGAGGTCGGATATTTCGTGCTTTGGAGACACTTCAGCAAAACTTGGAAGCTATGAACGTGGAGCCCGTGGCAGCTTGTGCTGACTTTACGCGTTTCACGAAGCTGTTTGATAACTTACAGAGATTAGATCAAGGATTTTCAGGGATTTTTGCAGTTTATTGATATACATTCAGGATGATGTTAATAGGGTTTTAATTAATTAGCAATGTATTATGTTtgaatatgaaaacaaatatgCTAAGCCTCAGGCTCAGGGGCTTGGTTTCTTAAGTTTGAGTAGATACATAGAAGCCCGACTGAGAAACAAATCTGGGGTTTTATGGGAAGAAAATTGTGGTAGAGCTTGATTCTTATCTGCCACTCTTGGGACTAGAAGATAAATTGTTGCCTGCTTTTTTCCCACCACGTACTTGTTAACTGATCCGTGTGTACCAGTTGGATTACTGCATAATCCAGACTGCTTGCTGCATGGGAGCagattttcaatttaatttatcaAACATGCTAATGTTCATTTCAATTCTCACTAACTCTTGCCTTCCCCCACAATTACTTTCTTTTAGTTCCTGCTCCCAAGTCTCATGAAGTGCTGAAAGAGTCAGCCACAGATGTGCAGGTTCTTCCCAACTACTCCACACCTCAGAAAACAGATTCCTATTTTAATCCTAAAATGAAACTCAACAGGTGAGAGAACAGGGAGTGGGAGGATGCACCAGAGGGGTGGTGAGTTTGTAGGGAGAAATACTCGTGCGTTTGAGAAGCAAACCCTGTGAAATTCTTGTTCAAAGGGCAGGAGAAATAGCATTGGTGAGTAATAAGATATGGCTCCTGGGGTACGAATTCTGTTTGGAAGTGCTTTTAATTTATCTGCTTGGCTCACTCCTGTTTTTCTGATTCAgaaatttctcatttctgaaagctttccatCAGAAAACTCTTgacaaataatatttaaacCCAAGGACACTATGTGGGGGATATTGTAGTTTCTGAAGcagttacatatttttatgtaatgaGTAGTTTCAAAGGAGACAGCACACTTGAAAACTAGCTTTGTTGTATGCACTTCAGATGTTTTCCTGTGAATCTCTACAAGATAGTGCGGATAGTCACTGCTCTCTCTCTTCTAACTGAACAGCAGCATACCTATCGTTGATGGTTTTCATGTTCTAGGCCTTTTTCTCCTGGGGGCTATATTCTTTCCAGTTCCTTCTCatatttgcattaaaagaaggaaaaaacatcgTCTTCTTTTTTAAGGAGTCATAAATGGTGTCTGCACCACAACTGAAAGGTGCGAGCGGTGACACCGAAATGTGGGACTGGGTTCAGTCCGTGCTGACCACTCATGTTCTCAGTGCTGTTAATATTTGAGCTTCCAGGTTTAAAGTTAGGTCGGAGCCGTCAGTGACAGCTAAGACGTGCTTCTCACGAAGGCCATGCCAGCTAAGGTTATGGCCGTGTCTAAAAGAACAAGGCCTGTTCCTCAACACAGCGGAATTTCATTGCTCTACAGTATTCTCTGACGTCTTTTTAAACACAGCCATTACTAGGGTAGTATCAGATTGTGCTGAGCAAGTAAGAAAAACACTATGTTACCCACTTTTTCTGGTGTTAGAGTAACTAGTAAGTTGATTCAGGACCTTACTTTACAAATATCCTGCTGTAGAATTGAACTACTAAGGGTAGTTGAGGTTTTTGATTTACAGTTCTTCTGTGTAAAAGGTATTGTTTAGCTTAAATGCTCTAGTGATACATTCAAGggaaataaataaggaaaagataggaaaaatattttcttaacttACTGTGaccattcttttttcttttcaaggcaaTTGATATTCTGCGCACTAGCCGTTCTAGCTGAGGAACGTAAACCAATAGAGTGTTTGGATGCTTTTGGTGCCACTGGTAAAGTgaatttctttaatcttttgGCTAATATCCAATAGTGTGAAGCTGCATATATCAGTAGTAACTGACATCGTGTATTCAAAAATCATGTGAGGTACacagtaattttcttcctgaggCAGGCAGTTGTTAGCTTccataccaaaaaaacccaaacaggtgttaaggctttttaaaaagactgtaAATCATATTAAATCAAGTTTAGTGGTCTCCTTAAAATCGGTTGCCTTAAATGTCCATGAAATGGCATCTTCCTCAACTTGCGTCCAAGGTCACAAATCTCTTGTGACTCCGTGGCTGTGGAATTTGGCTGCAAAAATCAACCTGTGGTTTAAAACCGGTGATGAATCCAAGCTTCTTTATCAGAATCATCTCTTAAGTgattacaaacattttaaacatggaACTAAATGTAAAGTAGTTATAGCAGTGTCTGTTAACCATCTGGAACAAAAACCTCAAGAGATCTGGATTGCTGCCTCTTTATCAGGCAGCTACTGTAAACTTCAGCTCATAGATGAGAACAGCAGTAACTGCTCAGCATTTTGCATAAAAATTCTTGGTAATGAATTTCTCCCCGTTCTGAGCTAGGCCAGACTTCAGGCATGCATCCTGTCCTGCACTTCTACACTGTAATCGTGGACTTTACTACAGAGTCAGCAATAAACACTTGGAGGCAGCCTAAAAACATTCACAGTACCTATTCTCGTGTTTTGCTGTGATCTGTCACGCAGTCTGCCTGCCGCGCTGGGGTGTTACACAAGCCAAGGGCCTTTCCTGCAGATTGGGGGTCCAGCTCGCTGCAAAAATCACAGGTCTTTCACTCTGCAGCCCCAACTCCAGTATAAGGAGGTGCCAAATAGACCCTCCCTGTACGTACCCCGTTGTCAGTCGGTGCTGGAGCAGAAGGTCACTAACATGTTTTTGCGGAAAGATGACAAAATTTGCATGACGCGCACTTCTGTATTACAATCATTTGAaaggatgaattttttttcttagccgGTTCAGCGACCCAGAAACCAACTCCTTATTCTGTCACGGACTTATAATTCTGTCTCTCCTTAGGTATAATGGGATTACAATGGGCAAAGCATCTCAGGAGTTCCGTGAAAGTTACGATTAATGATTGTAATGAAAATTCTGTGACAATGATTCAGGAAAACTgtcatttaaacaaaatgaaggtGAAACTGAACACTAAGGAAGACGACAATGATGAAGCTATGGGAGACggagaagaaaatactgacaCCATTGAGGTGACAAAAATGGATGCCAATGTTATAATGCATTTGAGATCATTTGATTTTATGTAAGTGTTGAATGTTTCTCTTAATAATTGTCTGGTTGGATAATGAcaccccccccatctccccgtATATGATTATTTGGGGAAGttggaaagaaagaatcaaCCAACAGTCACTTGGTATCTGAAATGTAATTCTATTGTCCCAGAAATGGTGTGGGAACAGAACTTTAAGAttaaatgttttagaaattgCTGGAAAAATATTAGGCCTTTTGACATCCAGAATGGACTATAAATGTACTTGAAATTTTTAAgccaaactatttttttcataacttgTCCGTTTGATAAAGAGAAATGTcaaattgtggggttttttttccccttaaaattttaaattgatttaaaattcaTACCTTTGCATGTTGCTGTGTAGGACTTTATtgcatttcttgttttaatcCATTTTGCAGCATATTCATTTTCAATTAAAGTAGGCTAATTCTTCCAAGTTGGGTTTACAGATGCATACGTTCAAAACCTATACAGACTTCAAAATAAgtgattggattttttttgtatcGATGAACATCCAGATCTGAGCAGCAGGTATTCAGGCTGAAAATTTGGCTAATTATTTAGTACATAAACTGGAATGCATACATGTGAAGATAATTTTGGGTTTAGAAGTTTCCCTTTAAGGATGGAGGTAAGCATCAGGCCAATATTCTTGTGACCTGAATTAGTCAGTGGGTCaggatgcaaaaataaataatacttgCTGCTTTGTGGTGATGCATATTTCCCAGCACGGTGCTTCCCTGGCTCTTGCGATTTGAGACTGAAGTATTCCAGAGTAATTGGTGAGAGATGTGTAAATTTTAGTCCTGTTTCCTCCTCATTTAAATAATGAGCATGGGTGAAGATTATAAAATAGGGTTTTCCTCAGTTTAAAGCTAAACTATAGATACTCAGTGGGACTTCCTTTCTTTACAGACATTTGGACCCCTTCGGAACTTCTGTGAATTATCTGGATTCTGCCTTCAGAAATGTGAGAAACCTTGGAATTGTGTCATTGACGTCCACAGACATCAGTTCTCTGTATGCAAAGGCTCAGCACATTGCCCTGCGTCATTACGGATGTAACATTGTCAGAACAGAGTACTACAAGGAACTGGCAGCCAGAATTGTAATTGCTGCTGTGACAAGGTACTGCTAAATCAGCTCAAAATATGGTAAAAAAATTGATTAGACAAGTATTAGCGATACAAAACTTCAGAATGTTGCTGTAGGTTGTACATGTTCAGTTTCCAGAATTCCTTAATTATAAAAGCCAGACTTCTTGACacaaaattaatgtttcatattttctgcGTGCTGCTATGGGataatgtaaattttaaactaaaagactGAGGTGAAAAGGCATAAATAGAGTAGGGAGTTGGGATGGTGGGGAGGTTTTTtggtggaggggagggatggTAATATAAGAAGTAGTGCCCAGACTTGCCTATCTGCAAACTCTTTCACTCCTCTATCAATTTTGTGGTATTTTAGTGCTGTATAGgactttttaaatattaattaagcTGCTTGAATGGCTTCTAGTTAAGCATTACAGTTGGACTTGCTTCAGTGGAAACTAATGTTCACTTCAGATCCTCATTTGCATATAGATATTCTCTGTAAATCCAGTCTGTTAAATAAATGAAGACATAAAACCTGGTCCCTAATTGCCAGAAAAAAGATACAGGCAAGAGGATGGGACAACTGctcaggaaagatggggaggaaaTCAAGTTCACAGAGGTCTTCAGAATGCCAGAGCGCAAATACTGACCTGAATATGTTTAGATTTTACCTATCTCCCTGCGTATGTCAAGCTGGTCCCTGCAGAATATTCCTAGATAGAGCCGTGCTGCTCAAGCTGAGTTTTAATTGTGTTCTGGGTTACATGCTCCAGCTCCCTGAaggtttcttcttccttctcaatGCTTACCTATTCAGGAACTGCTCACTTACCATCCCACAGCCTGTATTTCATTAACATCCAATGATGTACAACCGTGTGTGTCCCTCTACATATCTACTTTCCTGGATTTTCATTtagtttgtttatatttttttgttccagtATCCTGGCAGTAGGTAGGGATTTGGATAGAAAGATGATGCAGATGGCAGACTGGTATTTCTAGAGGCGATAAAAAGAAGTAAACAGGATTTGCTTAACCTTACAGGAAGTAGACAAAACTAAGCACTTGAAACAAAACTTTCTCAGACCTTGAGTATCTTTCTAGAAGGTGGATGAGCTCAAGATTTTTCCAGCAGGTTCAGGTGCCCGTGGCTGTGTTAGTCTGCTGACTTCAGTACaatgtggttttgtgtttgtttttcctccatAGAGCTGCAGCTCGCTGTAACAAAGGCATTGAAGTTTTACTTGCAGTAGCTCTGGAACATTTTGTTCTAGTAGTGGTCAGAGTTTTAAGGGGACCGTCACCTGCAGATgattcagcaaagaaaataagatacCTCATCCATTGCCAGTGGTGTGAAGAGAGGATTTTTCAGAAGGAGGGCAATATGGTAGAAGGTAAATGGCTTTTCCTTTGCGCTTTCTGGCAGGTCTCATTCCTGTATCTCCTTTTTGTGCTTCTTTAGGCCTCGTTTATATTGACATCCCTTTACTAAAGTAACAGTTCTATTTAATCGAGTGCATTATATGAGGCGGACAAGGTATTTCTAGTAGAACAGTATCTGCTTTATGGTAGTGGGTTAATTAGTTGTCTGCGTGGGTTTCACTGTGAACGTACTGGATTTGTTTCTAGACGGCACACACTCCAACTAGCTGTAGCTGCTGAAGCTGCCGGGATGCCTGGTACACCCGTGGATCTGTCCTTTCAGTAAAGGACACGAAGAGTGAGACAGTCTTTGCTGCCGTTGGGTTCTTCCATACAGTGGCAGCTTGATAGATTTTGGTGTCAGATCGCTTTTCTACTGTTCATTTCAGTTACCTTAAAACGTAGCGGACTAAACAGTATCGCTTTCCCCTCAGATTCTGCCCGACCTTGGGCAGTGGCTGTAAATGCCTGATGGAAATACCTCGACAAGTGTGGTAGGAAAAGCACGCAGCATTGCTGTAATTCATCTCACGCTTGGTGGTAAATCAAGGCAGCCTCTAGGTTAAGAGTCGGCTGTTCAGGTGCAGGAGCGTGCAATGAGCTtgttattaaaaagataaaccTTAGCTAaagttttaagaacaaaaatgagTAACTGGTTGAGTACAGTGTTATGGTAGAGATGATCATTAGTAAATGAATTGTTTACTTAATGCCTTGCTTGCAAGAAAGCTTAGGGCTTAGAAAACTTGTAGATGGGCTGTATTTTGTAGATTAATTGGCTAATGTTAGAATTTTTTCGTTGCTATTTATTGTTAACCTGGACAGCTACTTATGTAAGTGCAGGAAGGCTAACCATTTCCTTATTACTTGAAATCCACCAAGAAATGTAGGaattctgtggcttttttttcttcttcagtgttTCACAATGATTAAAGCTGAAGTAATCAATCAGTAAGTTCTCATAAGCACTGGCAGAGGTGAGAACAGTGTCACACTTCTGTTGCATGCCCTTCCAAATACCTCCACTGAAGTAAGCTACTACTTCATCTCTCTGTCATCTCTCTCCAGTAAAGGAGGCATTGCTGACTCTTTCAAAACAACCTAAATCCTGTTTGTCTGTTGCAGAAAACCCTTATCAGCAGCTGCCTTGTGATTGTCACGGCAGTATGCCTGGGAAGACGGCAGTAGTTCTTGGTCCTCTCTGGTGAGTACAGAACGCACTATAGAATCAGAGAGTAAGTTAGGTTGGAAGGTCATCTAATAAAAACCGCAAGTCTGCTGGATATTTTGGCAGTACAAAAGGAGGTATAGCAATCGGGAGGAATTCAGGAAACATTCAGTTTATTTGAATTTAGTAGGGTATtcagtttttgcttttgttcataGAGTTCAAAGCAGTTAACTAGTAATAACCAGCTTACTTTGAATTTCACATGCAGTGCAACTTCTGTAATACACCCCACACAGGAGACCCTGGCCATGTGGTCCTCTAGTTGCCAAATGTTAAGCAACAGTTTATGACTTGGTACTTGTGGAGAATATTAGTCAGTCTTTCCATGTGCTGACAGTAGTAAATAATACACTGCTTGATAATTAATACTTAGAATTTTCTATTGTGAGAAACAAGAATAAATCATTTTGCCTTAACTATTTTgaagcagtatttaaaaacGGTTGACAATTGTCAATGCTTTTCCAGGTACAAAAAGGGGGTTAAATGACATTCTTGATGTCATAGGGCGAGTCAGTggtagaaataaaattactgttcTTGAGATCTCAATTTTTAACATGAGACAAATGCTGCTGtcattagaaacaaaataattcagtatcGCTAAGTTAAGAACACAGTCAACCTGCTGTAGCACTTTGCTGTAACGTAATTGCTGATCGATTTGGGCAAGAGATTTTGAGAGTgacttttttgctttcattaagAAATCTTAACTTTCCACTTGTCTTGCA
This Grus americana isolate bGruAme1 chromosome 8, bGruAme1.mat, whole genome shotgun sequence DNA region includes the following protein-coding sequences:
- the TRMT1L gene encoding TRMT1-like protein isoform X1; translation: MAAEEAAEASLARLSSEQRQPDDDEENPEGSGETAALNGVVVSGKVKSNNLDVKVTESELETEEKGMEEESTRESDSNILDVSSDYPREKHISIQRHLADLEKLADLKEGEFPMAVSQNTDVHVTDEKKPCPLCPEEKFKACYSHKLHRHLQNLHWKVSVEFEGYRMCICHLPCRPVKPNVVGDQTFSKMGAHYHCIICSATITRRTDMIGHINRHVNKGETESRFITVPAPKSHEVLKESATDVQVLPNYSTPQKTDSYFNPKMKLNRQLIFCALAVLAEERKPIECLDAFGATGIMGLQWAKHLRSSVKVTINDCNENSVTMIQENCHLNKMKVKLNTKEDDNDEAMGDGEENTDTIEVTKMDANVIMHLRSFDFIHLDPFGTSVNYLDSAFRNVRNLGIVSLTSTDISSLYAKAQHIALRHYGCNIVRTEYYKELAARIVIAAVTRAAARCNKGIEVLLAVALEHFVLVVVRVLRGPSPADDSAKKIRYLIHCQWCEERIFQKEGNMVEENPYQQLPCDCHGSMPGKTAVVLGPLWSGALFNTGFLRRMLFEAVQYGLDEAQPLLKTLVCEAECTTSKHFSTHSPYDENKQEECGVYIKTPNTSAESSLVHGKRKSEEVIRNAAKRQKSENSAEHPAFYYNIHRHSIKGMNMPKLNKFLNYLSEAGYRVSRTHFDPMGVRTNAPLAQFKTILMKYSTPTYAGGQAEGPVHLPEGVQAGEQAQVAADGKAEDAEFLEDDKSGVAATVFTKDYPTHCAAE
- the TRMT1L gene encoding TRMT1-like protein isoform X2 — translated: MAAEEAAEASLARLSSEQRQPDDDEENPEGSGETAALNGVVVSGKVKSNNLDVKVTESELETEEKGMEEESTRESDSNILDVSSDYPREKHISIQRHLADLEKLADLKEDEKKPCPLCPEEKFKACYSHKLHRHLQNLHWKVSVEFEGYRMCICHLPCRPVKPNVVGDQTFSKMGAHYHCIICSATITRRTDMIGHINRHVNKGETESRFITVPAPKSHEVLKESATDVQVLPNYSTPQKTDSYFNPKMKLNRQLIFCALAVLAEERKPIECLDAFGATGIMGLQWAKHLRSSVKVTINDCNENSVTMIQENCHLNKMKVKLNTKEDDNDEAMGDGEENTDTIEVTKMDANVIMHLRSFDFIHLDPFGTSVNYLDSAFRNVRNLGIVSLTSTDISSLYAKAQHIALRHYGCNIVRTEYYKELAARIVIAAVTRAAARCNKGIEVLLAVALEHFVLVVVRVLRGPSPADDSAKKIRYLIHCQWCEERIFQKEGNMVEENPYQQLPCDCHGSMPGKTAVVLGPLWSGALFNTGFLRRMLFEAVQYGLDEAQPLLKTLVCEAECTTSKHFSTHSPYDENKQEECGVYIKTPNTSAESSLVHGKRKSEEVIRNAAKRQKSENSAEHPAFYYNIHRHSIKGMNMPKLNKFLNYLSEAGYRVSRTHFDPMGVRTNAPLAQFKTILMKYSTPTYAGGQAEGPVHLPEGVQAGEQAQVAADGKAEDAEFLEDDKSGVAATVFTKDYPTHCAAE